In the Primulina tabacum isolate GXHZ01 chromosome 7, ASM2559414v2, whole genome shotgun sequence genome, tacttgaaggaagaatttgaaatgaaggatcttggaaaaaccaagtattgtctgggtttacaaattgaacaaaaagaatgtggaatgtttgttcaccagacaaattatacagagaagatccttaaacgttttaatatggataaagcaaatcctttaagtactccaatggttgttagatcattaaacatagaaaaggatccattccgtccatgtgaagatgatgaagatattcttggtccagaagtaccatatctaagtgctatcggtgcccttatgtaccttacaaattgtacaaggcctgatatatcttttgccgtgaatctgttggcaagatttagcacatatccaacaaagagacactggaacggaattaaacatatattccgttatctacgaggaacgacagacttgggacttttgtattcaaaagatgctaatccaagtataattggttatgctgatgctggatacttatctgatccacacaaggcacgttcccaaactggatatgtatttactcgtggaggcactgcaatatcttggcgttctcagaaacaaacgctcgtaacaacttcatcaaatcatgccgagattattgcactacatgaagcaagtcgtgaatgtgtgtggttaaaatcaatgacccaacatatccaaatttcatgcggattatcatctgatgagaagcctgtgatactatatgaagataatgctgcatgtgttgctcaaatgaaagaaggatacataaaaagcgacagaactaaacatattcctcctaagttcttcgcattcactaaggagctagagaagaataaatatattgatgttcgtcacattcaatcaagtgaaaactcatcagatctcttcacaaaggcacttcctacgtcaatattcagaaagcacatatataatattgggatgcgcaatctacgaaatttgtgaagaattgttcgtgtcaacatgagggggagtttacgtgactgcactctttttcccttactatggtttttatcccgaatgggtttttcctagtaaggtttttaacgaggcagtataaaaacacgtaatgaagacaatcattatgatcatcatcacaagggggagtgttgaaaaatatatttaaaatgtgagtattgaatatttgaatgttgaaaataagagttgtaaatattgaaaattagtgtgtgatgatgtaggtaatgatgtattttatttttggattatttgtaaagatttcctataaatagatctctcatttgtgaagaaaatcacaattgagtagagagaaaaatattataaagtgtgtagtttggtaaattttgagagtttgagatttttactttttaccataaatttttactttttcacaacagatttcacaataaattattttaattatataatataatatttttctgaATGATTGTACACTATAATATTGTGATTTAATAGTTTCGGGCCATTAAAATATTCGAATACAAGAATTAATTTCCCATCATAGTCCAATTACCTTATTTAACCAAACAACTCaagaaataattaaagtccaataATTAGTTAGAAATTTTTTGGATTTTCGGCCCACTTTGACGGGCAGGAATTGACATTTCACCATCCTCGCGggccaaatattttttttttaaaatttataaattcataataaGAATCTTGATTAACGAACGTGGCTTGATTTGTTATATGCAATTATTTGGTCGATGAttttaaatttcgaaataaaaaataaaattaaagataAGAATTTTCAGTTGAATAGAACATTTGTTGCTGCAAACATAATACATCCGTTTTTCAATAGAAGTGAGTAGTATAATGGATTAAAGGACATATTCCATTGTGAATAATGGCCTTCAAAACTTTTTTCGAATTTATTCGTGATTTTTTCTACGAACAAAGTATTGGAAGAAAGAGAGACGAAGAAAGAATGTGTTTTAACAATAGTTAATGGACTTTATATTGGGGTTTTAAAAAAGATGAAAGAGGTGGTTCATCCTACCGACGGATTGTTCTTCAAGAATTTGGTGATTGTAGAAAGACGATTATATATGGATAGCACGAAAGATGGTTATATAAATGAGATACTGCGGACAATTGTTTTGTTATGGTTGGTAAATGATTCAGAGACCTATTCGAGTTGGAACAATGGAATTTCTTCTCCCAGCTTGGTTATGCGTACATCATAGTTGGTTTTGTCCAACATTTTTATTCCGAATCGGACTCAATCAAAAATCCCTCTTGTTGGGCAGATTTTGATATTGGTCATAAATTGGAAAGAGGGCTTTGCCAAACTTTAACTTCTGGGCTTCTTTCACATATGGTTTCTTAGTTATTGTTACTTATCAATAGCATATGAACATAGTTTATCTGCTCTAAATTCAAAGTATCAAAGAAAATGCAGATAAATCAGCTAACTTGAGGaaaaaaatgatttgaaatGTCTATAAAGAGCAATCGAGAGGTGTGAAATTCTAGAAGTATCAAGAAATTAGAAATTCAATACTCAATACACAGTGTTATTGAATGTTGGTTTGTCATAGATTTTTCTAAAAGACTTGtttaatttgaaataaaaaaatataatataatgattaTCCGAATTGGATACTGTATAACCAAAAAgaataattttaaaacaaaaacttcaatgagatcgtctcacgggTCGATTTCGTGATACAGATATTCTATTTGGAAAAAAAAGTAATTCttaatcaaaaatattattttattataaacatGAATAGAATTGATACGTCTACTTGTGAATTTTGGTATCTATTTATGAGTATATTTGAAATCTTCTAGacttttataataatatttttaatcttttacTTGACAAAGTTTTATATGGTGTCCATCAAATGAATTGATTTCCAATTTTTACCCTTTTGCCGGTGGATTCTTTTGATTCGATGGCCCACGTTAAAGTTCACGGGGCCTGATTTGTAGGAACGGAGATTGAACGAAATTTAGAATTTGCCTTGTATTCAATTCATCGTGGGAATTTCTGTTAATGATTTTGACTAATTGTGGTACATTTCATTAAGCCATCATCCTTACATTCAAGGATTGAAAAATGGATGatttcatgaatctggaaacTATATTTAAGTGATGTCCGGTGCCATTAGCACACTTTTTGACCAAGAAACATTTCCATGGTCGGGAGGATTTAAAGTTTTCCAATATTTTCCGAAGCAAATTGTGAATTTAGAAATTATTACatatgcaaaaataaaataaaataatcatgagACGCATCTTCAATCCAATCAAACATATAAAAAGTATTACAATTTACATCGTAGGTATTATTTTTCACTGCAAAGCATTTTTTTAGTTTTGTTATAAAGAAATATTGCGTGATATATACTCATTTGcgtgaaaaatattatatctaaaatattatttttcactattgATTATACATAGATCTATGAGAATGTGATATATAAGACGAATGCTTACATATGAATGAAATCCTTCTCCTTAAAAACACTATTTTTAGATACTATATGTTTAGTACCGCCTAATATTGATGTATCTCTAAGATATCCGGctaaacatttatttaatttaatatttgtcTACTCAATTTAGACCCTTGTCTCCTTTTATTTAATCAACCGACAATTCTCTCGTATTTAATAACATGTTCCAAACCCgtttaaaaaatttaactttATGGTATAATTCTAGTCTTTATCATATATTATGtgatataatttaaatatagaatataatattatatataaaaaacgattatgaataataatataatgaaaTCAATACGTATGTCTAAAATAAAGTTTCCACGTAGGCTCCTTCATGTCGCGTCTTTAGGGAGCACTTGAAAGCAACATACAAGTTCTAAGAATGTAACGTTATCCTTAAAGACATCGTTGTGAATCAACGGTGGAAATTTATTAATACACGCCAGACTAAGATTTTTTCAATGGATTTTATATACGAGGATAGATGTTCtcttttaaatgtatttttaaataaggGTAACATGAAATTTTCGAGTTCGGAGTAATATGTGAGTTTTTTGATGTAATTTGTCGGGAATGATTTTCGCAAATTCGACATTTTGAATATTTGTTTACAGATGAGAAAATGTACATGTTTTTGTTTCTAAGTGGTTTTTGGATTTATCATGCTATGCTGTGTAAATGGACAAGAATTAATTAGTTAATGAAATTCTAACAAGTTGAAATATCATTTTATGTTGTGTAAATGGACAAGAATTAATTAGTTAATGAAATTCTAACAAGTTGAAATAATTGATATGCATGCCAAGTTCAACTAATCTTGGGGAAGTGGTCCTctcaaaaaattttcttttctgttttttttttttttttaatatatgcagatgaaaaaattcgatttttttttaaaacaaataaatacgACTAAATTTTATCCCACAACGAGTCTAATTTAATATGGAGTTTTTTTGTATAATAGTAAATATACAATTTattcaagatttttttttactgtgttCGTTTTAGGAATTTCTCATTCACTTTATTCGAGGAAAAAGCGTTATTGCACTCTCAAATGTCATGCATGAGAATTGCGACAACTCCGGTGGGATCCAAGCCTCACATGCCCTGAGAAAACGAACCCCTGCAGTCTCTGTCTTCTAACAATATATTTCAATACTTTATGAGGAAAAAACAAATAAGTCCCCATACTCgtcatattttatataaaataaattatatatatgttatgaaataaatttaaaaaaattatttgacatATATATGATCTACTAATGTGTGTAGACCTGATATAAATACAgtaatgaaaatatgatataaatTTGTACTTGTGAATTTTTTGTGTATCAATAAAGTAACAATTTCCTCCCGTAAATGTAATTCGTATAACGACCGAACTACATAAATTTCTTGTGCATTGATTGATTGTATGTTTGTTGTGTATTCTTGTTCTTGCGATTGCTTGATTTTGTAGTTGTTCATGTAAAGTTTTTGTCCTGGAATGAGTTGAAGTAATTCTTAACAAAGTTTAGAATTCTACTttttttaataacaaaaattatatttaaattaattttttatatacaaAATGGAATGACCCACTAAAGACCAAAAAGGGTATGGAAGGGTGCAAATAAAGCACAGTTCttggtaaaaatagttcaatggtATGATGATTGATGAGGACTTCTGGCCTCCATCTTCGGTCCTTTCTGGTCTCCCCCTATTAAATCCATTTCACCCAACTTGTTCAACCCTAATTACTccactctctctctctctctttccTTCACATTTCACTATTTCACAATTCtgctgaaaaaaatattatacccATTTCAGTTGTTTCTAGTTCTGCTGAAAAAAATATTGACTTGAGTGAGTTGATGGGGTGTTGTATTGTCTTGATGTTCATGTCTTTTTTCTGGGAAATATAGATTTTTTTGTGAGAATGCTGATTGGTGAAAAATGGGAGTGATAATGCAGTAGTTTGTGCGGCATTTTAGAGTTTTGTTATTTTCTTGGATCAAGGTGAGTAAAGATCTCACCTTTTTCATCTCGCTGTTTTCCTTAGTGGGATTTGTGTTGTTTTTGTACTGGACTGGTTGTTTTGATTCTTTGCTTGTTCTTACCTCATTCTTTTCACATTTTTGTACAGGGTGTTATTGTAATTAGTCAATTTGTAGTTGATTAGTCACATGGATAAAATGTGAGTGAGAGAAAGAAGAAGATCAAAAGCAATAAAAGGAGAAAGCGAGGTATAGAGCTTAAGTTTTCTGCTCACTTATTTGCTTATCTGCTGCCTACCTGTCTGGAAATTTTGTCTTCTTTAATTTATAACATGTGAAATCTCTTTGGTCTAACCATATATGCACGCTCAAACACCACCGTGAGATGCATAGACCGTGTTCTTGATTCaataatttagtaaatataccCTTTGGGTGCTTCTTCTTTAGGCGCTTTCTACTTGCAAGTATAAAGTTGTCcttatgaaaaattattccaTTTTTTGGTGCATGACACGTTGTATTCTCTTTTAACTTCATTTGGACATCTAATTTCATATGTATTGATTTTAGTTTGAATGGATTTGGTTCTGTCAGGTTAGGTGGAGTTGGAACAGAATTGGATTGGACGTTTAACATGGAGTTGAACGGTTCTTTTATTGTCTTAATATTATTAAGTGTATTGATTTTCGGGAGGGCAGAAATCTACATCGTGACAATGGAAGGAGAACCCATAATAAGCTATAGAGGTGGtattgatgggtttgaagccACCGCAGTGGagtctgattctgacaaaaaAATTGATGTTACAAGGTACTCTTAGAATATCTAGAGTGAAAGTTCATATCATTGTGCTGCCTTTTGTCGAAGCAGAAACAATTTTGTGATCTGATGTTTATATCAGTTCATTGTATGGGACCATCTTATTACTTTTGATAGGTGATTGGGTGGTTTTGTTTCGtattaaataagtttgtgaccAAATTTATATTGCTTCTTGTCTGTTTGCTTGATGTCTCCGCGAAGGATTGGCAGGAAGCTAGTTTTCTGACTGAGAGATATCATGGACACTGTCTCGGTCTTAGTGTCTTTGCTTACTCCAGTATGAGGAAGTTTTTTATCACACTTTCTCTGATAAACATTATTTATTACATATTACAGAAAATAAATAGACTCAAACAAAAGGAATATGTAAATACAGAAAATAAACAGACTCAAACAAAAGGAATATGTAAATGACTGGCGATTCACGATTGAACTTATGTCGTATTTCATCACCAATGCCCAATGCTTCTTGGGATTTTACTACATTTCTCTTTTTGAAAGAAGTTCGATTGAAATACTGAATGTTGAATACTTATTAACTCTATATTTTTGGTTCCCTTCCAGTGAATTGGTCACGTCCTACTCCCACCATCTAGAGAAAAGACATGATATGCTTCTTGACTTGTTGTTTGACCAAGGCACCTTCAAGAAACTCTATAGCTACCGCCATCTGATCAATGGTTTTGCTGTTCACATTTCTCCCGAACAGGTGACATTCTTTGCTTATACTTTTTCCTTTATGTATTTCAGTTTTTCGTTGAGCTGATCAATGTTCAATCCTCTTTTACCCATATTCCTCATACATTTAAACATATTACTAGGCAGAAATACTTAGACAAGCACCTGGCGTGAAGTCTGTGGATAGAGATTGGAAAGTGAGGAAGCTCACAACCCACACCCCACAATTTTTGGGGCTTCCAACTGGAGTGTGGCCTACTGGAGGCGGCTTTGACCGAGCTGGGGAGGATATCGTAATAGGCTTTGTGGATTCGGGAATTTATCCTCTTCATCCAAGCTTTGCAACCCATTACACCGAGCCTTATGGACCTGTTCCCAAGTATAGAGGTAAGTGTGAAGTTGACCCCGAAACAAAAATGGACTTTTGTAACGGAAAGATTGTTGGAGCTCAACATTTTGCTGAAGCAGCAAAAGTAGCTGGTGCATTTAATCCAGATATTGATTATGATTCTCCCTATGATGGTGATGGACATGGAAGGTCTGAGTTTTTATCCTTTGTTGTCAAATTCATCGAGATTGGCACATCTTATATATTTATGAAGTTGTTCaagtttttattctttttcccTCAATCACCCATGTTCGTACTGGGATTTGAGTGGACCTGTTTGGCGAAGACTTGCAAATTAGTTGAATTACTATCTATCAGTCTCATGGTATTTTAGTTGCCTAGCAGATagttaaatttttaattattcaacCAGGTTGTGAATTGTTACACTCATGTTTGGGGTAATCTCTTTGATTAATATGATCCAAAAAGTTTATTGAACCCAAAAAGTATGATTAAGGATGTAAATGAACTGATTCGAGCCAAATATGAAGAAAATTTTAAGGTTCGAATTCGGCTCAAATTAGTTATATTCAAGCTCGAGTTCGATATGAATCTCGAAAATGTTAATATTTTGGATTGAATTCGGTCCGAAATATTCAAATATGTTCGCAAGCTactcaaaaataaaagtttgaaatatatttatttaatatattattattatatattaataaatattaaagttCGCTAGCGGCTTGCGAACTATCATATAGAACAATTTGGACTCAATTTCGCTCGGAAATAGTTCGAACATGTTTGAGTTCGGCTCGGATTCGATAATTTTGAATACGCATCAGAGATTTTTCAAGCCGCAAGCGACTTGCGAACTATGACACAGAACAGTTTGGGCTCAAGTTCGACTCGGGTAAAAAGTTCGAACATGTTAAAATTCGGCTTGGATTCGATAATTTTGAATATGCATCAAGGATTTTGTGAGCCGGCTCGAAAAgctcgtgagccggttctattCTTTAACACCCCTAGTGCCGATTCAtaatatgcatatatatattatcttGCCTTAAAAAACATTGAAGGGTTGGATTGGGATAAACTGTGTAGTTCTTTCCTCTGGGAGCCCTTTGATCTAGAAGTTATTGGCTTGTAGAAGCTAACTGGTGAAGCTCCATGGCACAAAAATTGTATCAGGGGCTCAATTGATTCACCAAAAGGAAAGCTGTTTTTtcctaaattaaatattataacttGTATTTGCTGTTTTGCCCAGTTCTATGCTAGCTCTCTACTGTATAAAGTCCCTTTTCGTTTTTTTATTTCTTCGCTCGTAGAGTCACCAATTGAATTCTATGTTCCCTGTTTTTTTCACCCTTGTTTTATCAtttgaatatgatattttttcaaTGCCAATGGTGTATAGTATGTAAGTAAGTGTTTACGTGCAGACATAGGCTTTGTACTCAACATCTAAAATGATTGCATAATAGCGTACATGTGTGTTTGTTTCTAGTTGTTAATTTTCTGCTcagagaaaaatgaaattggaTAACGATTGTTTGCTTCCTAGTTAGTCTGGATTaatcttatattttaatttgaatttGTAGATGTATTTTAATGGAAATACTTGGAAGTTGATTCAATTTTGTTTCCCAGTCATACAGCTGCTATCGCAGCTGGAAATAATGGGATTCCTGTGAGGATTCATGGATTTGAATTCGGAAAGGCAAGTGGAATGGCACCACGTGCAAGGTTAGGTTCTAATGGTATTTAGCTGCACTTTTGGGATATAAACCTGTCATTATTCTCCTCAATCAAAATGTGTGATCCTGCAGTTTACATTATTTTACTTGTGTAGAATTGCTGTATACAAAGCGCTTTACAGAATATTTGGTGGATTTGTAGCCGACGTGGTTGCTGCCATCGATCAGGTAGTCCAAATATTTGTCAGGACTCGGGATGTGTAAATATCTGACGGATTAAAAAAATGATGAAAGAATCATACGAGGGTTGCTTGTGGTGTTTATTTACAATTGATTCAGCATTCTGACACGATGTCCATTTTGCAGGCAGTTCATGATGGTGTGGATATTCTGAATCTCTCAGTTGGCCCCAACAGCCCTCCAACTACCACAAAAACTACTTTCTTAAATCCTTTTGATGCCACCCTTCTTTCAGCTGTGAAAGCTGGAGTTTTTGTCGTACAAGCCGCTGGAAATGGCGGCCCCTTTCCCAAAACCTTGCTGTCTTACAGCCCATGGATAGCAACTGTAGCTGCTGCAATTGATGATCGAAGATATAAAAACCATCTTACTTTGGGGAATGGGAAAATCTTGGCTGGAATTTGCTTGTCCCGTAAGTTCATACAACTCAGTGTTTTGCTTTTCATTTACAGTCTACAGAACAAGCTTTCCATTTTCAGCCTAATGAGGTGAGTAAGAAGCAGCAGGAAATCAGAAGGAGAAACAAAGTGATAAAATATAAGCAACTTTGAAATTGCAACTTCAATCCGGCTAAGCAGCAGGAAATAGGAAGGAGAAACAAAGTGATAAAATATAAGCAACTTTGAAATTGCAACTTCAATCCGACTTTCAACATCTCCGGTTGAAGAGACAATTCTTCCCTCGTTTTctgcattttaaacatttacaaaaatcagtcattactCAAGAGTAAATGGCCTTCATCTATTTTCTATCACGAAGAATTATGGCTCATTTATCTAATGTTTCTTTTGCATGAAATAATCCTAGAATTTAACTCAATGTCGACAATCGTACTATCTATCATTCATTGATTTAAGTGTCCTTCAAGTGATTATTGCCAGtttctttcaatttattgttttttttggATGTTTTTATTCCCCTGCTCTTTCAGCTGCAACACCGGCAAATAGGACATTTAGCTTGGTTGCTGCTAATGATGTGATGCTAGATTCATCAGTTGTGAAGTATAGTCCTTCGGATTGCCAGCGCCCTGAACTACTGAACAGAAATTTAGTGCAGGGGAAGATTCTTCTCTGTGGATATTCTTTTAACTTTGTTGTTGGTACTGCTTCAATCAAGAGAGTCTCCGAGACAGCTAAGAGTCTTGGAGCAGTTGGATTTGTGCTAGCAGTTGAAAATGCGTCTCCTGGGACAAAATTTGATCCTGTTCCACTTGGGCTCCCTGGGATCCTCATTACCGATATTAGCAAGTCAATGGTAACTATTACTATATTCTCATCTTCTCAGTTATTGATGCCATCAGCTAAGCCTTTGGAAGGCAAAAGCCTTCTTTTCTGCTTGATTTTGAATTCAATGACATTATTGACTTTGCCGACAAAATTATTCTCTACTTCTCTTCAAATTGTCTTTGCTTCTGGTTCTCGTTTTTGACTATCATTCTTGGACGGTCACATCTTATAGGTGCTCATAGACTACTATAATGCCTCCACGCCGAGAGATTGGACAGGGCGAGTAACAAGCTTCAAGGCAGTAGGAAGCATTGGAGAAGGGCTGGAGCCTATACTCCACAAATCCGCCCCGCAAGTAGCATTATTCTCTGCTCGAGGACCCAACATCAAAGATTACAGTTTTCAAGATGCAGATCTCCTAAAACCAGATATTCTAGCTCCCGGATCTCTAATTTGGGCCGCTTGGGCACCTAATGGAACAGATGAACCGAATTACACCAGTAAAGTTTTTAGGATACCATGTTACATATTTTACCTTCATTTACCAAAATCTTCCGAGTTTAAAGTATACTTTCTGAGTTCTAACACATGTTTCTTCATTTAAGCAGATGAAGGATTCGCAATGATATCCGGAACGAGCA is a window encoding:
- the LOC142551893 gene encoding subtilisin-like protease SBT2.5 — its product is MELNGSFIVLILLSVLIFGRAEIYIVTMEGEPIISYRGGIDGFEATAVESDSDKKIDVTSELVTSYSHHLEKRHDMLLDLLFDQGTFKKLYSYRHLINGFAVHISPEQAEILRQAPGVKSVDRDWKVRKLTTHTPQFLGLPTGVWPTGGGFDRAGEDIVIGFVDSGIYPLHPSFATHYTEPYGPVPKYRGKCEVDPETKMDFCNGKIVGAQHFAEAAKVAGAFNPDIDYDSPYDGDGHGSHTAAIAAGNNGIPVRIHGFEFGKASGMAPRARIAVYKALYRIFGGFVADVVAAIDQAVHDGVDILNLSVGPNSPPTTTKTTFLNPFDATLLSAVKAGVFVVQAAGNGGPFPKTLLSYSPWIATVAAAIDDRRYKNHLTLGNGKILAGICLSPATPANRTFSLVAANDVMLDSSVVKYSPSDCQRPELLNRNLVQGKILLCGYSFNFVVGTASIKRVSETAKSLGAVGFVLAVENASPGTKFDPVPLGLPGILITDISKSMVLIDYYNASTPRDWTGRVTSFKAVGSIGEGLEPILHKSAPQVALFSARGPNIKDYSFQDADLLKPDILAPGSLIWAAWAPNGTDEPNYTNEGFAMISGTSMAAPHIAGIAALLKQNHPHWSPAAIKSALMTTATTIDRAERPLQALQYSGSETISFVPATPFDYGSGHVNPRAALNPGLIFDAGYEDYLGFLCTTPGIDKHEISSYTNAPCNYTLSHPSNLNTPSIMISHLVGTQTVTRTVTNVAGEETYVITARMAPAVAIETWPPAMTLRPGTSRKFSVTLSVRSVMGTYSFGEVWLKGSRGHKVRIPVVAMGFYR